From Prochlorococcus sp. MIT 1223, the proteins below share one genomic window:
- the secD gene encoding protein translocase subunit SecD, producing MARQQGWFALVIALAIAGWSVCISFPFQLGLDLKGGSQLTLEIQPTEEISKITPELVEAVKVVLDRRVNGLGVAESSIQTIGSDQLILELPGEQDPSTAARILGKTALLEFRAQKIGTNEPLRRLIDLRREFNSNFSISSNIDIKDVNYDSTYTEKINEFQNELGISSTTTDRFEEVVNIKKVLNEKITNLFEPTNLTGKDLITAGRRQEQNLSSWEVTLGFNKEGGEKFAELTKSIAGSNRLLGIILDGESISEASVGSQFKTAGISGGSATITGSFTAEEARELEVQLRGGSLPLPVRILQVRTIGPTLGTENIKRSLFSSLLGLFLVALIMLSIYRLPGFVAIIALLLYSLFNISFYALIPVTLTLPGIAGFILSIGMAVDANILIFERIKDELRRGNTLIRSIEAGFSQAFSSILDSHITTLISCIALFNFGTGFVKGFAATLGIGVTLSLFTALTCTRVLLKFLMSYQKLRNKTYFLKANQLPLANN from the coding sequence ATGGCAAGACAGCAAGGATGGTTTGCTTTAGTAATAGCGTTAGCAATTGCTGGATGGTCAGTTTGTATTAGCTTTCCATTTCAATTAGGTCTTGATTTGAAAGGTGGAAGTCAATTAACGTTGGAAATACAACCGACAGAAGAAATAAGTAAAATAACACCAGAGTTAGTGGAGGCTGTAAAAGTTGTATTAGATAGAAGAGTAAACGGACTGGGAGTTGCAGAATCTTCTATTCAGACAATTGGTTCAGATCAATTGATTCTTGAATTACCTGGGGAGCAAGATCCTTCAACTGCCGCCCGAATTCTTGGTAAGACAGCTTTACTTGAATTTCGAGCCCAAAAAATTGGGACTAATGAACCTTTGAGAAGGTTAATTGATTTAAGAAGAGAATTTAATTCCAATTTTAGTATTTCTAGCAATATTGATATAAAAGATGTTAATTATGACAGTACATATACTGAAAAGATTAATGAATTCCAGAATGAATTAGGTATTTCTTCAACTACAACAGATAGATTTGAAGAAGTAGTTAATATAAAAAAGGTATTAAATGAAAAAATAACTAACTTATTTGAACCTACAAATCTTACTGGTAAAGATCTAATTACAGCAGGTAGAAGACAGGAACAAAATTTATCTAGCTGGGAAGTAACACTAGGATTTAATAAGGAGGGTGGAGAGAAGTTTGCAGAGTTAACCAAATCAATAGCAGGATCTAATAGGCTTCTTGGGATTATTCTTGATGGAGAATCTATAAGTGAAGCTTCAGTTGGGTCTCAATTTAAGACGGCTGGAATATCTGGTGGATCAGCAACTATAACCGGTAGCTTTACAGCTGAAGAAGCAAGAGAGTTGGAAGTTCAATTGAGGGGGGGGTCCCTGCCTTTACCAGTAAGAATTCTACAAGTACGAACAATAGGACCAACACTAGGAACTGAGAATATCAAAAGAAGTTTATTCTCTTCACTTTTAGGACTATTTCTAGTTGCATTAATTATGTTATCTATTTATAGATTGCCAGGCTTTGTAGCTATTATAGCTTTATTATTATATTCGTTATTTAATATTTCTTTTTATGCATTGATACCAGTAACTTTAACATTACCAGGTATTGCAGGTTTCATCCTAAGTATAGGAATGGCTGTAGATGCAAATATATTGATATTTGAAAGGATTAAAGATGAATTAAGAAGAGGAAATACTTTAATTAGATCAATAGAAGCAGGATTCTCACAAGCCTTTTCATCTATTCTTGATAGTCACATAACAACACTAATTAGCTGTATAGCACTTTTTAACTTTGGTACGGGTTTTGTTAAGGGATTTGCAGCTACTTTAGGTATAGGGGTAACACTAAGTCTATTTACTGCCTTAACTTGTACCAGGGTTCTATTAAAATTTTTAATGAGTTATCAGAAACTTCGAAATAAAACATATTTTCTAAAAGCAAATCAATTACCATTAGCAAATAACTAG
- a CDS encoding pyruvate dehydrogenase complex E1 component subunit beta: MAGTLLFNALREAIDEEMARDPLVCVMGEDVGQYGGSYKVTKDLYEKYGALRVLDTPIAENSFTGMAVGAAMTGLRPIVEGMNMGFLLLAFNQISNNMGMLRYTSGGNYTIPTVVRGPGGVGRQLGAEHSQRLEAYFHAVPGIKIVACSTPTNAKGLMKAAIRDNNPVLFFEHVLLYNLREEIPKGDYTCALDQADLVKEGSDLTIITYSRMRHHCLKAVEILEKESIDVELIDLISLKPFDMDTIANSIKKTHRVIIVEECMKTGGIAAELLSLITEHCFDELDSRPVRLSSQDIPTPYNGNLENLTIIQPHQIVDAAKSMLNKEI; this comes from the coding sequence GTGGCAGGGACACTTTTATTTAATGCTCTTCGAGAAGCTATCGATGAAGAGATGGCAAGAGATCCTCTTGTATGCGTTATGGGAGAGGATGTAGGACAATATGGCGGATCCTACAAAGTTACAAAGGATCTTTATGAAAAATATGGAGCTCTTAGAGTTTTAGATACTCCAATAGCAGAAAATAGTTTTACTGGAATGGCAGTAGGCGCAGCAATGACAGGCCTACGGCCAATTGTAGAAGGAATGAATATGGGGTTTCTTTTACTTGCATTCAATCAAATATCAAACAACATGGGAATGTTGAGATATACCAGTGGAGGAAATTACACTATTCCAACAGTTGTCAGAGGACCTGGAGGAGTTGGACGTCAATTGGGTGCAGAGCATAGTCAAAGGTTAGAGGCATATTTTCATGCAGTACCAGGAATAAAAATTGTTGCATGTAGTACCCCTACAAATGCAAAAGGTTTGATGAAAGCAGCTATAAGAGATAACAATCCAGTTCTATTCTTTGAACATGTTCTTCTTTATAATTTAAGAGAGGAAATACCAAAAGGGGATTATACTTGTGCTTTGGACCAGGCAGATTTAGTTAAAGAAGGTAGTGATTTGACTATAATTACTTACTCAAGGATGAGGCATCATTGCCTTAAAGCTGTAGAAATCTTAGAAAAAGAAAGCATAGATGTTGAGTTAATTGACTTGATAAGTCTTAAGCCTTTCGATATGGATACAATTGCAAATTCGATTAAGAAAACTCATAGAGTAATTATAGTTGAGGAGTGTATGAAGACAGGGGGTATTGCTGCTGAATTGCTTTCATTAATAACTGAGCATTGTTTTGATGAGTTGGACTCTCGTCCAGTGAGGCTTTCTAGTCAAGACATTCCAACTCCATATAACGGCAATCTTGAGAACTTAACAATAATTCAACCTCATCAAATTGTAGATGCAGCTAAAAGTATGCTTAATAAGGAAATTTGA
- a CDS encoding DUF3082 domain-containing protein, whose protein sequence is MKESKDLFKSTDQEPLVNENDSSADIDKENSPLPEKGPINFLSGAVTSLLFAWISLIISKKVVIYFALHQINYSSAIAQSIASGFKTLITGMCFLATFTFGFIGLGLTIVFIRSLLPGNQANP, encoded by the coding sequence ATGAAAGAATCAAAAGATCTTTTTAAATCAACTGATCAAGAACCCCTCGTGAATGAAAACGATTCTTCTGCAGATATTGATAAGGAGAATTCACCTCTTCCTGAAAAAGGACCTATCAACTTTCTAAGTGGAGCTGTTACGAGTCTTTTATTTGCATGGATATCTCTAATTATTAGTAAAAAAGTTGTAATTTATTTTGCTCTTCACCAAATTAATTATAGTTCCGCAATTGCTCAAAGCATTGCTTCTGGATTTAAAACCCTAATTACAGGTATGTGCTTTTTGGCTACGTTTACTTTTGGTTTCATAGGGCTGGGGCTAACTATTGTATTTATTCGAAGTTTGTTGCCTGGCAATCAAGCTAATCCCTAA
- the ispE gene encoding 4-(cytidine 5'-diphospho)-2-C-methyl-D-erythritol kinase → MIYTSSNKTIRVNSPAKINLHLQILGIRADGYHELAMVMQSIDLSDEITLTLNNNGIIKLSSDSPNLSDGDDNLIVRSAKLLKHYAKRPDLGVDISLRKRIPIGAGLAGGSSNAASTFIGLNNLWKLGYSTNDLEKISSELGSDIPFCISGGTQLCFGRGELLEQIPSISNKMSIILLKDPLVNVSTPWAYKLHKEKFQIEYLSSEEKYEDQRINLRSAVWLSSNNQELSPPLRNDLQKTISPLVPSVENALTLLRSIPTSLSVAMSGSGPSCFALFEDLDTAKNALHANSHNFKAAGFESWCCSLVNKGPCIEK, encoded by the coding sequence ATGATTTATACCTCCAGCAATAAGACAATTAGGGTAAATTCTCCGGCAAAGATAAACTTACATTTGCAAATACTGGGAATTAGAGCAGATGGATATCACGAATTAGCTATGGTTATGCAGTCTATTGACTTAAGTGATGAAATAACTTTAACTTTAAATAACAATGGCATCATTAAACTATCTTCTGATAGCCCAAACTTATCAGACGGAGATGATAATTTAATAGTAAGGTCAGCTAAGCTTTTAAAGCATTACGCAAAGCGCCCAGATCTAGGTGTAGATATTTCTCTAAGAAAAAGAATTCCTATTGGGGCAGGGCTTGCAGGAGGTTCTAGCAATGCAGCCTCAACCTTCATTGGTTTGAATAATTTATGGAAATTAGGATACAGCACAAATGACTTGGAGAAAATTTCATCTGAACTTGGTTCAGACATTCCTTTTTGTATTTCTGGAGGAACTCAGTTATGTTTTGGTAGAGGAGAATTATTAGAACAGATACCCTCGATAAGTAATAAGATGTCCATAATCTTACTAAAAGATCCTCTTGTTAATGTTTCTACTCCATGGGCATATAAGTTACACAAAGAAAAATTCCAAATTGAATATTTATCTTCAGAAGAAAAGTATGAAGATCAAAGAATTAATTTAAGGTCTGCTGTTTGGTTAAGTTCTAACAATCAAGAACTTTCTCCACCTTTACGGAATGATCTGCAAAAGACAATTTCACCTCTAGTCCCTTCTGTTGAAAACGCTTTGACCTTATTGCGATCTATACCCACATCCTTATCTGTTGCCATGAGTGGATCGGGCCCTAGTTGCTTTGCTCTTTTTGAAGATTTAGATACTGCAAAAAATGCATTGCATGCTAATTCTCATAATTTTAAAGCTGCAGGTTTTGAATCTTGGTGCTGTTCTCTTGTAAATAAAGGTCCTTGTATAGAGAAATGA
- the rsmA gene encoding 16S rRNA (adenine(1518)-N(6)/adenine(1519)-N(6))-dimethyltransferase RsmA, giving the protein MNHRPLLTRRYFGQHWLVEESILSKIINAAKIIPTDRILEIGPGKGYLTEKLIRSNPALLLSIEIDKYLIPNLRKRFSNYSNFKLIEGDFLTFPLTPPEGIFTNKVVANIPYNITGPILDKLVGRLGRPSVITFDSLVLLVQKEVADRILSPPGSSSFSALSIRMQLQAECTEVCKVEPFNFVPPPKVDSKVILIKPLKKDQRLSIEIENNIERIITVAFMQRRKKLRNTLNELYRVDLLEKLSHDIGITLDQRPQELNIQNWVALAKGIDLKSAK; this is encoded by the coding sequence ATGAACCATAGACCATTACTAACACGTAGGTATTTTGGGCAGCATTGGCTTGTTGAAGAATCAATTCTAAGTAAGATTATTAATGCCGCTAAAATTATACCAACAGATCGTATTCTTGAGATTGGCCCAGGTAAAGGTTATCTTACAGAAAAATTAATTAGATCAAATCCAGCTTTACTACTGTCAATAGAAATAGACAAGTATTTAATACCTAACCTAAGGAAAAGATTTTCAAATTACTCTAATTTTAAATTGATCGAAGGAGATTTTTTAACATTTCCTCTTACTCCTCCTGAAGGTATATTTACTAATAAGGTTGTAGCTAACATTCCATATAATATAACTGGTCCAATATTAGATAAATTAGTTGGTAGATTAGGTAGGCCATCAGTTATTACTTTTGATTCACTTGTCCTTTTAGTTCAAAAAGAAGTTGCAGATAGAATTCTTTCTCCCCCTGGCTCATCATCCTTTAGCGCTTTAAGTATTAGAATGCAATTACAAGCAGAATGTACAGAAGTATGTAAAGTAGAACCTTTTAATTTTGTTCCGCCTCCTAAGGTTGATTCTAAGGTGATCTTGATAAAACCTTTAAAGAAGGATCAGAGACTTTCCATAGAAATTGAAAATAATATAGAGAGAATAATTACTGTAGCTTTTATGCAAAGGCGCAAGAAGTTAAGAAATACGTTGAATGAACTATATAGAGTAGATTTATTAGAGAAATTATCTCATGATATTGGAATAACACTTGACCAAAGACCCCAAGAATTAAATATTCAGAATTGGGTCGCTTTGGCAAAGGGCATTGATCTAAAATCAGCGAAATGA
- a CDS encoding ArnT family glycosyltransferase, producing MLKTIRNILLWLPFLLYFGERSYIAQDEGYYALQAKWILQKGEWIAPMWWDEISFDRTNGIQWLIAISQSLFGETILASHLPSLLAGFITLLVTYKLSEELIGKEYNWLSPLILCTSFIWINNLHLATQDMPLLALEMIGIYSLLKSSDRSSRFYNLIFGLWIGPACLLKTGMVLVPLICISPYIITKKRYIINSLYFWLGLLIGLIPLITWLAISIQSYGLQSVKGIIDKVYFLSQSNNYHKPLLYYTWNIPINSFPWIFFSIIDVINKFKTNKISSNYPLYIYPLSFIILLSLFKTKTSYYPLQIAPLIAISSCSGIKLIVKNKHILSKYFRKYVITLSLFLITILFYLLYSSSNIDFIDQNRTTIMLSVILFFVPWLLVYFFESPRKIITCLIIGPYLSYSLIIQNGFLTNRDPATKYLFNSNPLLSIINKNTIDVFYTNELNSDDFSKLVKIGIYTKKLGKRIKSINHNESTNPIWIHSDSTTFSEDDLSLILDSKELSPWVLVRRKNLQSSNR from the coding sequence TTGCTAAAGACAATAAGAAATATATTATTATGGCTTCCTTTCTTATTGTATTTTGGTGAAAGAAGCTATATAGCTCAAGACGAAGGTTACTACGCTCTACAAGCGAAATGGATATTACAAAAAGGTGAATGGATTGCCCCTATGTGGTGGGATGAAATTAGTTTTGATAGGACTAATGGGATTCAATGGTTAATTGCTATATCACAAAGCTTATTTGGAGAAACAATATTAGCTTCTCATTTACCATCTTTATTAGCAGGCTTTATAACACTTCTCGTAACCTATAAGTTATCAGAAGAACTTATAGGGAAAGAATATAATTGGTTAAGTCCCTTGATACTTTGTACAAGTTTTATCTGGATAAACAATTTACATTTAGCAACTCAAGATATGCCTCTGCTGGCCTTAGAAATGATAGGAATTTACTCCTTATTAAAGAGCTCAGATAGAAGTTCAAGGTTCTATAATTTAATATTTGGCCTATGGATTGGACCAGCATGCCTATTAAAAACAGGCATGGTATTAGTACCTCTGATTTGTATTTCACCCTACATTATTACAAAAAAAAGGTATATAATCAATTCATTATATTTCTGGTTGGGGTTGCTTATTGGATTAATACCATTGATTACATGGCTGGCTATTTCTATACAGTCATACGGATTACAGTCTGTAAAAGGAATTATAGACAAAGTATATTTTCTTTCACAAAGTAATAATTACCACAAACCTCTTTTATACTATACTTGGAATATACCTATCAATTCTTTTCCCTGGATATTCTTTTCTATAATAGACGTAATAAACAAATTTAAAACTAATAAGATTTCTTCAAACTATCCTCTCTATATATATCCACTTTCTTTCATAATTCTTCTTAGTCTTTTTAAGACTAAGACCTCATATTACCCCTTACAAATAGCTCCCCTTATAGCAATATCATCATGCTCTGGTATCAAATTAATTGTTAAGAACAAGCATATATTATCAAAATATTTTAGGAAATATGTCATTACCTTATCTCTATTCTTAATAACAATTTTATTTTATCTTCTTTATTCCTCTAGTAATATTGATTTTATAGACCAAAATAGAACCACAATAATGTTATCAGTAATTCTATTTTTTGTTCCTTGGTTATTAGTTTACTTTTTCGAAAGCCCAAGGAAAATTATAACTTGCCTAATAATAGGTCCCTATCTCTCTTACTCCTTAATAATACAGAATGGTTTTCTAACAAATAGAGATCCGGCAACAAAATATTTATTTAATTCAAATCCACTGCTTTCAATAATAAACAAAAATACTATTGATGTATTTTATACTAATGAATTAAATAGTGATGACTTTTCCAAATTAGTCAAGATTGGAATTTACACAAAGAAATTAGGTAAAAGGATAAAGTCTATTAACCATAACGAATCAACTAATCCAATATGGATACATAGTGATAGTACTACTTTCTCAGAAGATGATCTGAGTTTAATTCTCGATTCTAAGGAATTAAGTCCATGGGTACTTGTTCGAAGAAAAAATCTACAGTCTTCTAATAGATGA
- a CDS encoding glycosyltransferase, giving the protein MDKVSKKFKFQKKNRAYYKDLESIHNLLVPKEKRILEIGCGTGDLLNGLSPCYGVGVENDEIMVNYAKEKHPNLQIKYANVGNITPKSINEEIPFDIIIINNSLNTVKDVQGLLERLKLFSHKNTRIIISFHNWLWQPLLKIAERVGQRVPQPPESWLTPNDIKNLLDLSGWELIKHGNRFLIPRNIPLLTSFVNRWISQLPVFETLGLTHWMVARLSHREITQTSVSVIIPARNESGNISSAIERMPELGTSTEIIFVEGHSTDNTWEEITRVCESYNGKFSLSKYKQSGKGKADAVWLGFDKAKGDILIILDADLTVKPEDLPRFVKSMQDGSADFINGCRLVYPRTNEAMPILNTMANRFFAIVFSWLLRQRLKDTLCGTKVIWNKDYQDLKKGRSYFGNFDPFGDFDLLFGANKLNLKISEIPIRYQERTYGASNIAHIKEGIILFRMCLVAAKKLRFIK; this is encoded by the coding sequence ATGGATAAAGTCTCAAAGAAATTTAAATTCCAAAAAAAAAATAGGGCATACTATAAAGATTTAGAGTCAATTCATAATCTACTTGTCCCTAAAGAGAAAAGGATCCTAGAGATAGGCTGTGGTACAGGTGACCTCTTAAATGGCTTATCACCATGCTACGGAGTAGGGGTTGAAAATGACGAAATCATGGTTAATTATGCAAAAGAAAAGCATCCAAATCTGCAAATAAAATACGCTAACGTAGGGAACATAACTCCTAAGAGTATCAATGAAGAAATACCATTCGATATAATTATTATAAACAACTCATTAAATACAGTTAAGGATGTCCAAGGGTTACTAGAAAGATTAAAGTTGTTTAGCCACAAAAACACAAGAATAATAATAAGTTTCCATAACTGGTTATGGCAACCTCTATTAAAAATAGCAGAAAGAGTAGGGCAGAGGGTGCCTCAACCTCCTGAGAGCTGGTTAACTCCGAATGATATTAAAAATTTACTTGATCTTTCTGGATGGGAATTAATTAAACATGGAAATAGATTTTTAATCCCTAGAAATATCCCACTCCTAACATCTTTCGTTAATCGATGGATAAGCCAACTACCTGTTTTCGAGACTTTAGGTTTAACACATTGGATGGTCGCAAGATTAAGCCATAGAGAGATTACTCAGACAAGTGTAAGTGTAATTATTCCTGCAAGAAATGAATCAGGTAATATATCTTCTGCTATTGAAAGAATGCCTGAATTAGGAACATCCACAGAAATCATTTTCGTAGAAGGACACTCTACAGATAATACATGGGAAGAGATTACAAGAGTCTGTGAATCCTATAATGGTAAATTTTCCTTAAGTAAGTATAAACAGTCTGGGAAAGGCAAAGCAGATGCTGTTTGGTTAGGTTTCGATAAAGCAAAGGGAGATATATTAATAATTTTAGATGCCGATCTTACCGTTAAGCCAGAAGATTTACCACGGTTCGTGAAATCCATGCAAGACGGTAGTGCAGACTTTATAAATGGATGTCGTCTTGTTTATCCAAGAACAAATGAAGCAATGCCAATATTAAATACAATGGCAAACCGATTCTTTGCTATTGTATTTTCATGGTTACTTAGGCAAAGACTTAAAGATACCCTTTGTGGAACCAAAGTTATTTGGAACAAAGATTATCAAGATCTAAAGAAAGGAAGAAGTTATTTTGGGAACTTTGATCCGTTTGGAGATTTCGACTTATTATTTGGCGCAAATAAACTCAATCTGAAGATTTCTGAAATACCGATACGTTATCAAGAAAGAACTTATGGAGCATCGAACATAGCTCATATAAAAGAAGGGATAATTCTTTTCAGAATGTGCTTAGTAGCAGCTAAGAAACTACGTTTTATAAAATAA
- a CDS encoding lysylphosphatidylglycerol synthase transmembrane domain-containing protein yields MNLSKIRLLKLVITFFLLYTAIKLYPEFSNIKYYISLVPDKLWIYSLIIPILSHYILSIRWFFLIRFLKYKISYFDSLKVYLAGLTFMAAPARSGEAIRSLWLSNRHSIPIKIGIGITINERVTDLISALILIIWSTNNIKLLIVLILFLFTIIYTARSYKILSIVNTTLKKLSIFLIRFMPFISKHRGRTGFKSKLYKILSGIKEINKPTPVIIATFLCIIAWLLEALLMYFVFNSLNVNLSYKQSTLIRTAMGIGGALSIFPAGLLTSESTSIGLAVALGSGKVEALASTLFTRIYTLLIPSLIGLISMNSQKDLNFKSNKKFY; encoded by the coding sequence ATGAATCTTAGTAAGATTAGATTGTTAAAACTAGTTATAACATTTTTTTTATTATATACGGCTATAAAATTATATCCAGAATTTTCAAATATAAAATATTATATATCACTTGTGCCAGATAAGTTATGGATCTATTCCCTAATAATTCCTATTCTAAGTCATTACATACTAAGTATAAGGTGGTTTTTCCTAATAAGATTCCTAAAATATAAGATAAGTTATTTTGATAGCCTAAAAGTATACTTAGCCGGTCTTACGTTTATGGCAGCACCCGCCAGGAGTGGAGAAGCAATAAGAAGCCTCTGGTTATCAAATCGGCATTCGATACCCATAAAGATAGGTATAGGTATAACTATCAACGAAAGAGTTACAGACTTAATAAGTGCTTTAATATTAATTATTTGGTCTACAAATAATATAAAACTATTAATCGTACTTATACTTTTTTTATTTACTATCATTTATACAGCAAGATCCTATAAAATCTTAAGTATTGTAAATACTACTTTAAAGAAGTTAAGTATATTTTTAATTCGGTTTATGCCCTTTATTAGTAAACATAGAGGAAGAACAGGTTTTAAATCAAAATTATATAAAATATTATCAGGTATCAAAGAAATAAATAAGCCTACTCCAGTAATTATTGCAACCTTTTTATGTATTATTGCGTGGCTTTTAGAAGCATTGTTAATGTATTTTGTTTTTAATTCATTAAATGTTAATCTATCTTATAAGCAATCAACGTTAATTAGAACAGCCATGGGAATAGGAGGTGCTCTTTCAATTTTTCCGGCTGGACTACTTACTAGTGAATCTACTTCAATAGGATTAGCGGTTGCATTAGGTTCAGGGAAAGTAGAAGCACTAGCATCTACTTTATTTACCAGGATTTACACTTTATTGATTCCTAGTTTAATAGGCTTAATATCTATGAATTCTCAAAAAGACTTGAACTTCAAATCAAATAAAAAATTTTATTAG
- a CDS encoding 23S rRNA (pseudouridine(1915)-N(3))-methyltransferase RlmH produces the protein MLNTSRYRIIAVGKVSKTWIQQGINLYIKRIPGLTINEIKNSNPIKEGKLILKSIKKGELVVILGEEFKAMSSLQFANSLNANSNQRIVFIVGGADGISPEVKDIASLKISLSPLTFPHELARLLLIEQIYRAQTILQGTPYHRT, from the coding sequence TTGTTAAATACATCGCGTTATCGAATAATTGCTGTTGGCAAAGTCAGTAAGACATGGATTCAACAAGGAATAAATCTATATATCAAAAGAATACCTGGCTTAACTATTAATGAAATTAAAAATAGCAACCCTATTAAAGAAGGTAAGTTAATTCTAAAATCTATAAAGAAAGGAGAGCTTGTTGTTATTCTGGGAGAAGAATTTAAAGCCATGTCATCGCTACAATTTGCAAATAGCCTTAATGCAAATTCTAATCAACGTATTGTTTTTATTGTCGGTGGAGCTGATGGGATATCACCTGAAGTAAAAGATATTGCATCTTTGAAAATCAGCCTATCACCTCTCACCTTTCCTCATGAATTAGCTCGTCTATTACTAATAGAACAAATTTATCGTGCTCAAACTATTTTACAAGGTACTCCCTATCACAGAACATAA
- a CDS encoding translesion error-prone DNA polymerase V autoproteolytic subunit: MCSVSFYQKKSRLSLPLASENVSAGFPSPADDYMDVGIDLNEELIKHPASTFFLRVSGHSMTNAGIYDGDLLVIDRGINPIPGQIVIAILDGCFTLKKLTRNNEKLYLEAESPNYPSIEISTYECVQIWGVAIYNIHQLSKISRFS; this comes from the coding sequence ATGTGTTCCGTCTCCTTTTACCAAAAAAAATCTCGTCTTTCTCTGCCTTTAGCAAGCGAGAATGTATCGGCTGGTTTTCCTTCTCCAGCCGATGACTATATGGATGTTGGAATTGACCTCAATGAAGAGCTAATTAAACATCCTGCTAGCACATTCTTTCTAAGAGTAAGTGGTCATTCAATGACCAATGCAGGTATCTATGATGGGGACTTACTCGTGATTGATCGTGGGATCAACCCAATTCCTGGCCAAATTGTAATCGCCATATTAGATGGTTGTTTTACATTAAAAAAACTTACAAGAAATAATGAAAAGCTGTATCTAGAAGCAGAAAGTCCTAACTATCCCTCTATTGAGATAAGTACATACGAATGTGTGCAGATATGGGGGGTAGCAATTTATAACATCCATCAATTAAGCAAAATTTCAAGATTCTCATGA